From the genome of Fusobacterium perfoetens:
CTCCCATAGCTCCAAATTTTAAAGGCAAGATATAAGCAAGAGGGATTGAAAGTACCACAAGTCTTAAAAAAATAAATCTTGTTGTAATAAATCCTTTTCTTATAGCTTGGAAGTAAGTTCCACAACAAAGATAGATAGCAGTTCCAGTCATAAATTTTAGATGATATCTAATAGCTTTAGTTGTATATGCTACAACATCAGGGTCATTTTTTATAAATAATCTAACTATATCATCAGATTTTATAACCACGATACTTACTAAAATAACTGAAGAGATAGATGAGATTAAAAGAGAAAGTAAAAATGTATCTTTAACTCTTTTATAATTTTTTGCACCCCAGTTGTAAGAGATAATCGGTTGACGTCCTTGGTTTA
Proteins encoded in this window:
- a CDS encoding MATE family efflux transporter, yielding MLVLNVQLLKYGGDIALVSLGIMTILRSFINTSYNGLNQGRQPIISYNWGAKNYKRVKDTFLLSLLISSISSVILVSIVVIKSDDIVRLFIKNDPDVVAYTTKAIRYHLKFMTGTAIYLCCGTYFQAIRKGFITTRFIFLRLVVLSIPLAYILPLKFGAMGVLMSFPIADCTTALVSLYFMYK